One window from the genome of Leucobacter aridicollis encodes:
- a CDS encoding peroxiredoxin, translating into MRATTQVPQRAFPSTVGDPIDLSALPGRSVLFVYPRTSPPEGAPSGWEMLPGARGCTAETCSFRDLASEFAAQETAILGLSTQDRAYQAEAAARLHLPYPLLSDSALALASPLGLATFSFQGARLYRRATLVLEAGAIVHRFTEISDPGGHPAEVLSWLAAADS; encoded by the coding sequence ATGCGTGCAACGACACAGGTCCCGCAACGCGCATTTCCTTCAACGGTTGGCGACCCGATCGACCTCAGCGCACTACCTGGCAGGAGCGTGCTCTTCGTCTACCCGCGCACCAGCCCACCCGAGGGAGCGCCATCAGGATGGGAGATGCTCCCCGGTGCGCGCGGCTGCACTGCCGAGACCTGCTCGTTCCGAGACCTGGCCAGCGAATTCGCTGCGCAGGAGACAGCGATCCTCGGCCTGTCGACGCAAGATCGCGCCTATCAGGCCGAGGCCGCTGCGCGCCTGCATCTTCCATACCCGCTCCTCTCCGACTCTGCGCTCGCGCTCGCGTCTCCACTGGGGCTCGCGACATTCTCGTTCCAGGGCGCACGGCTCTACCGCAGGGCCACCCTGGTACTCGAAGCCGGGGCAATCGTGCATCGCTTCACAGAGATCTCGGATCCGGGCGGGCACCCCGCCGAGGTGCTGAGCTGGCTCGCTGCGGCGGATTCATAG
- a CDS encoding GNAT family N-acetyltransferase, whose amino-acid sequence MAEQLGSQGAAGSAVARRMVRDDWEWIHQWFEDETLNTELGPLDDEWLEHVLTENDGVELVIEAAHPATGKLAPIALVGVVWGAPEADPRARGGAEDAVTGYRADETGHAITDLAIDPARRGFGLGRTAIDATMAWPDHPATDSWIAFVDQENEGARRFFEAIGWTYEGLDGEGDDAMHRFATHAP is encoded by the coding sequence ATGGCAGAGCAGCTTGGTTCACAGGGCGCAGCTGGCAGCGCCGTCGCACGGCGAATGGTGCGCGACGACTGGGAGTGGATTCACCAGTGGTTCGAGGACGAGACGCTCAACACCGAGCTCGGCCCGCTCGACGACGAGTGGCTCGAACACGTGCTCACTGAGAACGATGGCGTCGAGCTCGTCATCGAAGCCGCGCACCCCGCCACCGGCAAGCTCGCGCCCATTGCACTCGTCGGCGTCGTCTGGGGCGCGCCCGAAGCCGACCCGAGAGCCAGAGGAGGCGCCGAGGACGCGGTAACGGGCTACAGAGCGGACGAGACCGGCCACGCGATCACCGACCTCGCGATCGACCCCGCGCGGCGGGGCTTCGGACTCGGGCGTACAGCCATCGACGCGACAATGGCCTGGCCCGATCATCCCGCGACAGACTCATGGATCGCGTTCGTTGACCAGGAAAACGAGGGTGCGAGACGCTTCTTCGAAGCGATCGGATGGACGTACGAAGGCCTCGACGGCGAGGGTGATGACGCGATGCACCGCTTCGCGACCCACGCCCCGTAG